A window of Babylonia areolata isolate BAREFJ2019XMU chromosome 2, ASM4173473v1, whole genome shotgun sequence contains these coding sequences:
- the LOC143278965 gene encoding NF-kappa-B inhibitor alpha-like has product MTLPKQTTVSCTKYFTAVPTGCADVSQVQTNHGCLPGATPPKEQTQIVTLADLSSEKAKSGVEHRFTERRLVTETSQQQEQEAAILSTAPHSSSVPVVLPQHQHLRAENSSITKFRASGKEGINSPCLLQNMCDIFPDKDGDTLVHVAVLHNSLTAHLAEVIHSLGLQEQVNHLNHLQQTPLHLALLTGHHHAISLLLRPLEASITIQDGHGNTPLHTACQCNDLCAAQMLCHLEQEEEEAGGGRGEGWRGEEVRHALETRNYEGVACLHLAVLNGNAELVAFLLRTGADVNAREGKSGRTALHLAVDTSAPCVSVITLLLLHPHLHINATNFSQQTALQLARGRGHLHLVDLLLAHGAEWLEGCHGYYSFDSDEEDDDFIQRYDDMCIGGQPVSHTRCV; this is encoded by the exons ATGACGCTGCCGAAGCAGACGACAGTAAGCTGCACCAAGTACTTCACGGCTGTTCCAACTGGCTGTGCTGACGTGAGCCAGGTACAAACCAACCACGGCTGTCTTCCAGGTGCGACTCCTCCAAAAGAACAAACGCAAATCGTCACTCTGGCTGATTTGAGTTCAGAGAAAGCTAAAAGTGGTGTCGAACACCGTTTCACAGAAAGAAGACTGGTAACGGAAACCAgccaacagcaagaacaagaagcagccATTCTCAGCACAGCTCCTCACAGCTCTTCAGTTCCCGTGGTTCtcccacaacaccaacacttgCGGGCTGAAAACAGCAGCATCACCAAGTTCAGGGCCAGTGGCAAAGAAGGAATAAACAGTCCTTGCTTGCTGCAAAACATGTGTGACATTTTCCCGGACAAGGACGGAGATAC GCTTGTGCACGTGGCTGTTCTCCACAATTCCCTGACGGCACATCTGGCGGAGGTGATCCACTCGCTGGGTTTGCAGGAGCAGGTCAACCACCTCAACCACCTGCAGCAAACTCCTCTCCACCTGGCCCTCCTCACAGGCCATCACCAcgccatctccctcctcctccgacCGCTGGAAGCCTCCATCACCATCCAGGACGGCCACggcaacacccccctccacaccgccTGCCAGTGCAACGACTTGTGCGCCGCACAAATGCTGTGCCACttggaacaggaagaagaagaagcagggggtgggagaggggaagggtggaggggcgAGGAGGTGAGGCATGCCCTGGAGACGAGGAACTACGAGGGTGTGGCGTGCCTCCACCTGGCTGTGCTGAACGGGAATGCTGAGCTTGTCGCTTTCCTGCTGAGGACTGGAGCTGATGTCAACGCCAGG GAGGGCAAAAGTGGGCGTACGGCCCTTCACCTGGCAGTGGACACCAGTGCACcatgtgtcagtgtcatcaccctcctcctcctccacccacatctTCACATCAACGCCACCAACTTTTCCCAGCAG ACTGCCTTACAGCTTGCCAGAGGACGAGGTCATCTGCATCTTGTTGACCTGCTGCTCGCGCATGGCGCTGAATGGTTGGAGGGTTGTCATGGTTACTACAGCTTCGACTCTGATGAGGAG GACGATGACTTCATCCAGAGGTACGATGACATGTGTATAGGAGGCCAGCCTGTCTCCCATACCAGATGTGTGTGA